The following coding sequences lie in one Helicoverpa zea isolate HzStark_Cry1AcR chromosome 14, ilHelZeax1.1, whole genome shotgun sequence genomic window:
- the LOC124636178 gene encoding collagenase-like: MKLLAVTLLALVAVVSARNINHEAVVDLEDITAYGYHTKIGIPLAEEIRIAELEASRNPSRIVGGSSASLGQFPYQAGLLINLPLGQSVCGGSLLNQRRVLTAAHCWFDGRNQANSLTVILGSINFYFGGTRLNSNSVVMHGSWNPDLIRNDIAIINLPSNVGTSNNIAPIALPSGNELNNQFAGFTATASGFGRTRDGGSVSPTLNHVNLPVITNNVCWQSFPLYIQSSNICTSGANGRSTCQGDSGGPLVVTSNNRRILIGVTSFGSDRGCQVGAPAAFARVTSYISWINQRL; this comes from the exons ATGAAACTCTTGGCTGTGACTCTATTGGCTTTGGTAGCGGTGGTGTCCGCGAGGAACATCAACCACGAGGCAGTTGTCGATCTTGAAGACATCACCGCCTATGGGTACCACACTAAAATTGGTATTCCTCTAGCCGAAGAGATTCGCATAGCCGAGTTGGAAGCTTCCCGCAACCCATCCAGAATTGTCGGCGGATCCTCTGCTAGCCTCGGACAATTCCCTTACCAG GCCGGTCTTCTCATTAATTTACCCCTTGGCCAGAGCGTTTGCGGTGGTTCTTTGCTCAATCAAAGGAGAGTGCTCACTGCCGCTCACTGCTGGTTCGATGGTCGCAACCAGGCTAACAGTTTGACAGTCATACTCGGCTCAATAAACTTCTACTTCGGAGGCACCAGACTGAACTCAAACAGCGTCGTCATGCACGGCAGCTGGAACCCTGATCTTATTCGTAACGACATCGCCATTATAAACCTACCTTCCAACGTAGGTACCTCAA ACAACATTGCTCCCATTGCTCTGCCCTCTGGCAATGAGCTAAACAACCAATTCGCCGGATTCACTGCGACAGCGTCTGGTTTCGGTCGCACCAGGGATG GTGGAAGTGTCAGCCCAACTTTGAACCACGTCAACTTGCCTGTGATCACGAACAATGTGTGCTGGCAGTCCTTCCCTCTGTACATCCAGTCTTCCAACATTTGCACCAGTGGTGCCAACGGCAGAAGCACTTGCCAAGGTGACTCCGGCGGTCCTCTTGTCGTAACCAGCAACAACAGACGCAtcttg ATCGGTGTTACCTCGTTTGGATCCGATCGTGGTTGCCAAGTCGGAGCGCCTGCTGCCTTCGCCAGAGTTACCTCTTACATCAGCTGGATCAACCAACGTCTATAA
- the LOC124636180 gene encoding collagenase-like, with protein sequence MKLLAVTLLALVAVVSARNINHEAVVDLEDITAYGYHTKVGIPLAEEIRIAELEASRNPSRIVGGSSASLGQFPYQAGLLVNLPLGQSVCGGSLLNQRRVLTAAHCWFDGRNQANSLTVILGSINLFFGGTRLNSNSVVMHGSWNPNLIRNDIAIINLPSNVGTSSNIAPIALPSGNELNNQFAGFTATASGFGRTRDGGSVSPILNHVNLPVIANNLCWQSFPAYIQSTNICTSGANGRSTCQGDSGGPLVVTSNNRRILIGVTSFGSDRGCEVGAPAAYTRVTSFISWINQRL encoded by the exons ATGAAACTCTTGGCTGTGACTCTGTTGGCTTTGGTGGCGGTAGTGTCCGCCAGGAACATCAACCACGAGGCAGTTGTCGATCTTGAAGACATCACCGCCTACGGGTACCACACTAAAGTTGGTATTCCCCTGGCCGAAGAGATTCGCATAGCCGAGTTGGAAGCTTCGCGCAACCCATCCAGAATTGTCGGCGGATCCTCTGCTAGCCTCGGACAATTCCCTTACCAG GCTGGTCTGCTCGTTAATTTACCACTTGGTCAGAGCGTTTGCGGTGGTTCTTTGCTCAATCAAAGGAGAGTGCTCACTGCCGCTCACTGCTGGTTTGATGGTCGCAACCAAGCTAATAGTTTGACAGTCATACTCGGTTCAATCAACTTGTTCTTCGGAGGCACCAGACTGAACTCAAACAGTGTCGTCATGCACGGCAGCTGGAACCCAAACCTTATTCGTAACGACATCGCTATTATAAACCTACCTTCCAACGTAGGTACCTCAA GCAACATTGCTCCCATTGCGCTGCCCTCTGGCAATGAGCTAAACAACCAATTCGCCGGATTCACTGCAACTGCGTCTGGTTTCGGTCGCACCAGGGACG GTGGAAGTGTCAGTCCAATTTTGAATCACGTCAACTTGCCTGTGATCGCGAACAATCTGTGCTGGCAGTCCTTCCCTGCATATATCCAGTCTACTAACATTTGCACAAGTGGCGCCAACGGCAGAAGCACTTGCCAGGGTGACTCCGGCGGCCCTCTTGTAGTAACCAGCAACAACAGACGCATCTTG ATTGGTGTAACCTCATTTGGATCCGACCGTGGTTGCGAAGTTGGTGCCCCTGCTGCATACACCAGAGTGACATCCTTCATCAGCTGGATCAACCAACGTCTATAA
- the LOC124636179 gene encoding collagenase-like, producing the protein YSNVATSGNIAPIALPSGNELNNQFAGATATASGFGLTRDGGSVSQTLNHVNLPVITNSVCWLSFPGIIQSSHICTSGANGRSTCDGDSGGPLVVTSNNRRILIGVTSFGSGRGCQVGAPAAFARVTSYISWINQRL; encoded by the exons TATTCTAACGTAGCTACTTCAG GCAACATCGCTCCTATAGCCCTGCCTTCTGGTAATGAACTCAACAATCAGTTCGCTGGTGCCACTGCCACTGCATCTGGTTTCGGCCTCACCAGGGATG GTGGTAGTGTCAGCCAAACCTTGAACCACGTCAACTTGCCTGTGATCACGAACAGTGTGTGCTGGCTGTCCTTCCCTGGAATTATCCAGTCTTCTCACATTTGCACCAGCGGCGCCAACGGTAGGAGTACTTGCGATGGTGACTCCGGTGGCCCCCTTGTCGTAACCAGCAACAACAGACGCATCTTG ATTGGTGTGACCTCATTTGGTTCCGGTCGTGGTTGCCAAGTCGGAGCGCCTGCTGCCTTCGCCCGAGTTACCTCTTACATCAGCTGGATCAACCAGCGTCtataa